In Virgibacillus sp. NKC19-16, a single genomic region encodes these proteins:
- a CDS encoding SA1362 family protein produces MARNKMSVLIYTLIGLAVIGIVSQLFTNTANFFTSIFITLGIGIAIFAVFYFVFLRKKTPSNDMKKYKKAVKQSKAKYKQPKATHQTATANRQQQTQIKRKVNKRAPHLRVIDGNKHKKKDRASF; encoded by the coding sequence ATGGCTCGCAATAAAATGTCCGTATTAATCTATACACTTATCGGCTTAGCAGTGATAGGGATTGTGTCACAACTATTCACAAACACAGCAAATTTCTTCACCAGTATTTTTATTACACTCGGGATTGGTATAGCTATTTTTGCGGTATTCTATTTTGTATTTCTCAGAAAAAAAACCCCTTCTAATGACATGAAAAAATACAAAAAAGCTGTCAAACAATCAAAAGCAAAATATAAGCAGCCTAAGGCAACACACCAAACAGCAACAGCTAATAGACAGCAACAAACGCAAATAAAGAGAAAAGTAAATAAACGTGCACCACACCTACGGGTGATTGATGGAAATAAACATAAGAAAAAAGACCGAGCTTCCTTTTAG
- a CDS encoding YqhR family membrane protein → MSDENQRLELNKNEDSRTILSRSLLTGFIGGMLWGFIGVIMYYFNFSEVSLKSYLLRSWTTAAWTDTWLGDVVSILLISVISIVTAFIYHGLFKKINSMWIGIAYGIILWGIVFYVLQPIFQNVPPVADLSANTIVSTISLYILYGTFVGYSISYDFHDTKLKESKRQANN, encoded by the coding sequence ATGAGTGACGAAAATCAGCGATTAGAACTAAATAAAAATGAAGATTCCAGGACCATACTATCCCGTTCCTTACTAACAGGTTTCATTGGTGGGATGCTTTGGGGTTTTATTGGAGTAATTATGTATTATTTCAATTTTTCCGAAGTAAGCCTGAAAAGTTATTTGTTGCGTTCATGGACAACAGCAGCGTGGACGGATACCTGGTTAGGTGATGTTGTGTCTATCTTATTGATTAGTGTGATTTCTATAGTGACAGCTTTTATTTACCACGGGCTATTTAAAAAAATAAACTCCATGTGGATTGGAATCGCATATGGAATTATCCTTTGGGGTATTGTTTTTTATGTGCTCCAGCCCATTTTCCAAAACGTCCCACCAGTTGCTGATCTTAGTGCAAATACGATTGTATCAACCATTTCGTTATATATTCTATACGGAACTTTTGTTGGCTATTCTATATCGTATGACTTTCATG